ATTGATTTAAGTTTATTTGCCTCTCTCGCACGGTATGTACCGGATAAAACCGAAAGCCATGGCAATCGAATACTCGAGGTGTCTGAAGGGACTACAATCATGGAAGTTCTTAAAAGTATGGAACTCCCTCTTGATAAAGTTAAAATGATATTCCTGAACGGGTTGCATGCCACGGGTGATGAAGTCCTGAAAGACGGTGATAGAGTAGGCGTTTTCCCGCCAGTCGCCGGGGGCTAAGAGGTCTTTACTTGCAAAAAAATCTCCCCGGTTCCCCAATCCATTTCCAACAACTGGTCCGGATCGAATTGCCGACTGTCTGCAAATTCCACCCTGCACCCTTTCCGGAAATCATCTGACCGGGTTGTGAGTATGTCTTTAAGGTTGTTTCCATCGATCCAGACGCCGCGCTCCAAAAAAAGTGGACCCACTTCCTGAAGCGGCAGATTAAAAAGTTTCACGAAAACCTTACCGGCATGCAGTGAGGCGGACATCATTTTCCCCTTGAAAGAGATCTGGTCACGCATGGGCGCATAGTAGCCTCCCCTGCGCAATATAGCCCCGGCCAACCCCGGCATGGCGGCGGAAAGGGATAAGGTTGCCCCGTCCCTGATGGTTGCCGTTTCTACATTATCGACGGGCTGGCCATCCAGGAAGATCGTTTGGATTCTCTTTTCAAGGTATTCAGGCGCCAGGCCTATATGTTCGCAAAGAAATGATTTAACGCTGCATTCGACAATTCCCTTAACCCAGAATCCACTCTGTAAAAGTTGTGAAAAGGCCGTGATCAAA
This region of Deltaproteobacteria bacterium genomic DNA includes:
- a CDS encoding MoaD/ThiS family protein; this encodes MKIDLSLFASLARYVPDKTESHGNRILEVSEGTTIMEVLKSMELPLDKVKMIFLNGLHATGDEVLKDGDRVGVFPPVAGG